The following are from one region of the Colius striatus isolate bColStr4 chromosome Z, bColStr4.1.hap1, whole genome shotgun sequence genome:
- the LOC104552406 gene encoding programmed cell death 1 ligand 2: MFQILTILLLEMQLPIISALFTVEVPQQLYVVDYGSNVTMECRFHVNGSLNLSLLTVVWEQKRQGELKRRDVYTLRKGKVLSSSQHHDYIGRAALLYSELKLGRAILQITSVKITDAGSYLCLIDYQGADYKYVILEVKAPYKIINTQIMRKAGEDKFIFMCQSEGFPLAEVYWQNEKKFNLSGSANTTYTLTADGLYNITSIMIFKPNMNENYSCVFWSKELNRETSAHISALAVMSTQSSGQKSLILFIIPMCVMVAVLLSVLIIFKKRKSFKNGQPKKARKRKLDCDLKDEKRDNCNSQTEALYLSTVTASRDNGSVHL, translated from the exons ATGTTCCAGATCCTCACAATACTGTTGCTGGAAATGCAGCTCCCCATAATTTCAG CTTTATTTACAGTTGAAGTTCCTCAACAGCTGTATGTTGTGGATTATGGGAGCAACGTGACCATGGAATGTAGATTCCACGTGAATGGTTCATTGAACCTAAGTCTTTTGACTGTTGTTTGGGAGCAAAAAAGGCAGGGCGAGTTGAAAAGAAGAGACGTATACACACTCCGCAAGGGGAAGGTTCTCTCTTCATCCCAACACCACGATTACATAGGAAGAGCAGCGCTTCTATATAGTGAGCTGAAATTGGGACGTGCTATCCTTCAGATCACCAGTGTGAAGATCACAGACGCGGGATCATATCTTTGTCTCATTGACTACCAGGGTGCAGACTACAAGTATGTTATTTTGGAAGTAAAAG CACCCTACAAGATAATAAACACTCAAATAATGAGAAAAGCAGGTGAAGACAAGTTTATTTTCATGTGCCAGTCAGAAGGCTTTCCTCTGGCAGAGGTTTACTGgcaaaatgagaagaaattcaATCTCAGTGGATCTGCAAATACCACCTACACACTGACTGCAGATGGCCTCTACAACATCACCAGCATCATGATCTTCAAACCCAATATGAATGAGAACTATAGCTGCGTGTTCTGGAGTAAAGAACTGAATAGAGAAACTTCAGCTCATATTTCTGCTTTAG CTGTAATGAGTACACAGTCCAGTGGACAAAAATCCCTGATCTTATTTATCATCCCCATGTGTGTGATGGTAGCTGTTCTTCTCTCTGTACtaataatctttaaaaagagaaaatcattCAAGAATGGACAACCCAAAAAAG ccaggaaaagaaaactggaCTGTGACCTGAAAGATGAGAAAA gaGATAACTGTAACTCTCAAACTGAAGCTTTATACTTGTCAACTGTCACAGCTTCAAGAGACAATGGGAGTGTGCATCTGTGA
- the CD274 gene encoding programmed cell death 1 ligand 1 — MEKALLLYILVFCWHFSYALFTVEAPQSLYTVEHGNNVTMECTFPVDGQLKFADLSVSWEKKDELRKQVYVLHKGKEDFQNQHSDFKGRIKLWKENLNLGQSLLQITDVKLRDAGFYRCIIGYEGADYKTISLKVKAPYRTITQRVVSTRDNEWKLTCRSEGYPRAKVIWQNRGYEDVTGKANTTYEIGNDQLYHVTSTLTIKSRVDEIFYCIFWNEELQENTSAILHVAVVFPEDSNDGVLWTESRRFVGTILILTACFGSVLLFMLCIRKARANKDNRTPMASSSIAKLSKDNDCRDGSFEDEELKYIQIEKT; from the exons ATGGAGAAGGCTTTGCTTTTGTATATCCTTGTATTCTGCTGGCATTTCTCGTATG ctttGTTCACAGTTGAAGCTCCCCAGTCACTTTACACTGTGGAACATGGGAACAATGTGACCATGGAATGCACATTTCCAGTGGATGGGCAATTAAAGTTTGCAGATTTAAGTGTCagctgggaaaagaaagatgagtTAAGGAAGCAGGTGTATGTACTtcacaaaggaaaggaagactTCCAAAATCAACACAGTGACTTTAAGGGAAGAATAAAACTGTGGAAAGAGAACCTGAACTTGGGACAGTCTCTCCTTCAGATCACTGATGTGAAGCTCAGAGATGCAGGGTTTTACCGCTGCATTATTGGCTATGAGGGAGCTGACTACAAGACAATCAGTTTGAAAGTTAAGG CTCCTTATAGAACTATAACCCAAAGAGTGGTAAGCACAAGAGACAACGAATGGAAGCTGACATGTCGGTCAGAAGGATACCCACGAGCCAAAGTGATATGGCAAAACAGAGGATATGAAGATGTGACTGGCAAGGCAAACACAACTTATGAAATTGGAAATGACCAACTGTATCATGTGACAAGTACTCTTACAATCAAAAGCAGAGTGGATGAGATTTTTTACTGTATATTCTGGAATGAGGAGCTGCAAGAAAATACATCGGCCATTTTACATGTAGCAG TTGTTTTTCCTGAAGATTCAAATGATGGTGTTCTGTGGACTGAAAGCAGACGCTTTGTTGGAACAATTCTCATTTTGACTGCTTGCTTTGGATCAGTGCTTCTGTTTATGCTCTGCATAAGAAAAG CTAGAGCAAATAAGGACAACAGAACACCTATGGCTAGTTCATCAATAGCAA AGCTCTCAAAAGATAATGACTGCAGAGATGGTTCTTTTGAAGATGAAGAGCTGAAAT ATATACAAATTGAGAAGACCTAG